From Solidesulfovibrio carbinoliphilus subsp. oakridgensis, the proteins below share one genomic window:
- a CDS encoding divergent polysaccharide deacetylase family protein — MKPAKGPGKAPARAKAGEKRHIVLPGKPFYAVVAGLALAASLVVLVLVLFGPFPPLPTDHPSPAAKAGDIRHLAAAASKPRRPAGEHGPARLAESTPRQAELPFEEHLAGRETPPPNPAPASEVRVVMEAAPPAGTAAPGPADTEPDAHPVPGDAGKGPRMVVVIDDIGDHPVMARNLMELPIPVTLAILPNRPRTRSIAAQAAEHGLEIILHQPMQPGSYPRVNPGPGALFPDMDEKRIQATLTDNLSQLPHVVGINNHMGSAFTSDGPGMAAVMPILKAKGLFFMDSVTSATSAAPEAARRAGVPFYRRAVFLDNVRNTRTILGQLKTAERHALKHGRAIAIGHPYGETYEALKIWAKERDPRIALVTLTELGPEF; from the coding sequence ATGAAACCCGCCAAGGGGCCGGGCAAAGCTCCGGCGCGTGCCAAGGCCGGGGAGAAACGACACATCGTTCTCCCCGGCAAACCTTTTTACGCGGTCGTGGCCGGGCTGGCCCTGGCCGCGAGCCTCGTCGTCCTGGTCCTGGTGCTCTTCGGCCCGTTTCCGCCGCTGCCGACGGACCACCCGTCCCCTGCCGCCAAAGCCGGCGACATCCGGCACCTGGCCGCCGCCGCCTCCAAGCCCCGCCGCCCGGCAGGCGAACATGGCCCGGCCCGGCTCGCGGAAAGCACCCCCCGTCAGGCCGAACTGCCCTTCGAGGAGCATCTGGCCGGACGGGAAACCCCGCCCCCCAACCCCGCCCCGGCCTCGGAAGTCCGCGTGGTCATGGAAGCCGCGCCCCCGGCCGGCACGGCCGCTCCCGGACCCGCCGACACCGAACCGGACGCCCATCCCGTGCCCGGAGACGCCGGCAAGGGCCCGCGCATGGTCGTGGTCATCGACGACATCGGCGACCATCCGGTCATGGCCAGAAACCTCATGGAACTGCCGATCCCCGTCACCCTGGCCATCCTGCCCAACCGGCCGCGCACCCGGTCCATCGCCGCCCAGGCCGCCGAGCACGGCCTCGAAATCATCCTCCACCAGCCCATGCAGCCCGGCTCCTACCCCCGGGTCAATCCCGGTCCGGGAGCGCTTTTCCCCGACATGGACGAAAAGCGCATCCAGGCCACCCTCACCGACAACCTTTCCCAGCTGCCCCACGTGGTCGGCATCAACAACCACATGGGCTCGGCCTTTACCAGCGACGGCCCGGGCATGGCCGCCGTCATGCCCATCCTCAAGGCCAAGGGCCTCTTTTTCATGGATTCCGTGACCTCGGCCACCAGCGCCGCCCCCGAAGCCGCCCGTCGGGCCGGCGTGCCGTTCTACCGCCGGGCCGTCTTTCTCGACAACGTCCGCAACACCCGCACCATCCTCGGCCAACTCAAAACCGCCGAGCGCCACGCCCTCAAGCACGGTCGGGCCATCGCCATCGGACACCCCTACGGCGAGACCTACGAAGCCCTCAAGATCTGGGCCAAGGAACGCGATCCCCGCATCGCCTTGGTCACCCTCACCGAACTCGGACCCGAATTTTAA
- a CDS encoding NADH-quinone oxidoreductase subunit N, with amino-acid sequence MTPTLAELLPHLALALGGLAVLVAAMVRPVPPRGLMPAIAAVFALVPGLWAFWPGLPASGMTRFFAGLLSAITLATLGQLARYADRRGFAGDSLYGLVLWSALGMLLLAEATNWLLLLLGLELASLCLYALVASRTADGLGAEAALKYFLPGAMALAALAFGISLIYAGSGTLEITDSLAAASPLVAAGLGLALVGIGFKLSLAPVHLWTPDAYQGAPAPVAAFLSTGSKAATAAALLHLCADAAPEAMAVLAPVLVIASGLTMAVGNIGALRQKSLKRLLAFSSIGQMGYIAMAALAVNDGGGEAALFYLAAYALMDLGAFGALGALSGEAHDRDAVSSYRGLGYVHPWRAGALALCLLSLAGLPPTAGFIGKFLVFGAALRAGYTGLAVFGILMAVIGIFYALRVVATLYMREGVEAYPVVPAPAGPAASLALWAVSVGVLALGLFPGPLLAAIGKLVGGQ; translated from the coding sequence ATGACCCCGACCCTTGCTGAACTCCTGCCGCATCTGGCCCTGGCCCTTGGCGGTCTGGCCGTCCTGGTCGCGGCCATGGTCCGGCCGGTGCCGCCGCGCGGGCTCATGCCCGCCATCGCCGCCGTCTTCGCCCTGGTCCCCGGCCTGTGGGCCTTTTGGCCGGGACTGCCCGCCAGCGGCATGACCCGGTTTTTCGCCGGGCTTTTAAGCGCCATCACCCTGGCCACCCTCGGCCAGCTGGCCCGCTACGCCGACCGGCGCGGCTTCGCCGGCGACTCCCTCTACGGCCTGGTCCTGTGGTCCGCCCTTGGCATGCTGCTTCTGGCCGAAGCCACCAACTGGCTGCTGCTGCTCCTTGGCCTCGAACTGGCTTCGCTTTGCCTCTACGCCCTGGTCGCCTCCCGCACCGCCGACGGGCTCGGGGCCGAGGCCGCGCTCAAGTACTTCCTGCCCGGAGCCATGGCCCTGGCCGCCCTGGCTTTTGGCATAAGCCTCATCTACGCCGGCAGCGGCACCCTTGAGATCACCGATTCCCTGGCCGCCGCATCGCCGCTGGTGGCCGCCGGCCTCGGCCTCGCCCTGGTCGGCATCGGCTTCAAGCTGTCCCTGGCCCCGGTCCACCTCTGGACCCCGGACGCCTACCAGGGCGCGCCCGCCCCGGTGGCCGCCTTCCTGTCCACCGGGTCCAAGGCCGCCACCGCCGCCGCCCTGCTCCACCTGTGCGCCGATGCCGCGCCCGAAGCCATGGCCGTGCTGGCGCCCGTCCTGGTCATCGCCTCGGGCCTGACCATGGCCGTCGGCAACATCGGGGCCCTGCGCCAGAAAAGCCTCAAGCGCCTGCTGGCCTTCTCCTCCATCGGCCAGATGGGCTACATCGCCATGGCCGCCCTGGCCGTCAACGACGGCGGCGGCGAGGCCGCGCTTTTTTACCTCGCCGCCTACGCCCTCATGGACCTCGGCGCCTTCGGGGCCCTCGGCGCCCTCTCCGGCGAGGCCCATGACCGCGATGCCGTCAGCTCCTACCGGGGACTCGGCTACGTCCATCCCTGGCGGGCCGGGGCCCTCGCCCTCTGCCTGCTGTCCCTGGCCGGCCTGCCGCCGACGGCCGGCTTCATCGGCAAATTCCTGGTCTTTGGCGCGGCCCTGCGGGCCGGCTACACCGGGCTTGCCGTCTTCGGCATCCTCATGGCCGTCATCGGCATCTTCTACGCCCTGCGCGTCGTCGCCACCCTCTACATGCGCGAGGGCGTCGAAGCCTACCCCGTCGTCCCGGCCCCGGCCGGACCGGCCGCCAGCCTGGCCCTGTGGGCCGTCTCGGTCGGGGTCCTGGCCCTCGGCCTCTTCCCCGGCCCGTTGCTGGCCGCCATCGGGAAGCTCGTCGGCGGGCAATAG
- a CDS encoding complex I subunit 4 family protein, which produces MRQLPWLTFLVFWPLAAAMLMPLFRGSVAACRRFALAAAGMELMLSVLVVLLFAAGRPDLPVVEDAAWIPELGIRYTLTCDGLSLVFVVLTACIGLCCMAASRHDDTRRPALYHALILCSLATVQGVFLATDLFLFALFWEAQLVPVFFLIGVFGHGDRMRVAIKFFLFSAVGGLLMFLAVIALGIYAADGPNGPTFALFDLTRLPLPVTTGRWLFAAFVLSFAIKIPLVPVHMWLPDAHTEAPTAGSLILAGLLLKTGGYALIRFALPLFPEAALAFAPLLTFLGLAGLFYASAVALAQEDVKRLVAYSSIGHMGLVVVAIVSGSRLALGGAVLLMVSHALTSGGLFALAGMIGERLGSRRFEVLGGLWNRAPAFGAAFLCCVLAAAALPGLSGFVGEAMIVFGLFKAHLAAGLFAVAGMAVTLAYLLRLARDVLFGPAQSSALFPDLDARETTLLVSLVLAMLWLGLFPGPVLSLVSGPLDLIAGHVWPALSGPGF; this is translated from the coding sequence ATGCGGCAATTGCCCTGGCTGACATTTCTCGTTTTCTGGCCCCTGGCGGCGGCCATGCTCATGCCCCTTTTCCGAGGTTCCGTTGCCGCCTGCCGCCGTTTCGCCTTGGCCGCCGCCGGCATGGAGCTTATGCTCTCCGTCCTGGTGGTCCTTCTTTTCGCCGCCGGCCGGCCCGACCTGCCCGTGGTCGAGGACGCGGCCTGGATACCGGAGCTCGGCATCCGCTACACGCTGACCTGCGACGGCCTGAGCCTCGTCTTCGTGGTCCTGACCGCCTGTATCGGCCTGTGCTGCATGGCCGCCTCGCGCCACGACGACACCCGGCGCCCGGCCCTCTACCACGCGCTCATCCTCTGCTCCCTGGCCACGGTCCAGGGCGTGTTTCTGGCCACCGACCTCTTTCTCTTCGCCCTTTTCTGGGAAGCCCAGCTCGTGCCGGTCTTTTTCCTGATCGGCGTCTTCGGCCACGGCGACCGGATGCGGGTAGCCATCAAGTTCTTCCTTTTTTCCGCCGTGGGCGGCCTGCTCATGTTCCTGGCCGTCATCGCCCTGGGGATCTACGCCGCCGACGGCCCGAACGGTCCGACCTTCGCCCTTTTCGACCTCACGCGCCTGCCCCTGCCCGTGACCACCGGCCGCTGGCTCTTCGCCGCCTTTGTCCTGTCCTTTGCCATCAAGATCCCGCTGGTGCCGGTCCACATGTGGCTGCCGGACGCCCACACCGAGGCCCCGACGGCCGGCAGCCTGATCCTGGCCGGCCTGCTCCTTAAAACCGGCGGCTATGCGCTGATCCGCTTCGCCCTGCCCCTTTTCCCGGAAGCGGCCCTGGCCTTCGCCCCGCTCCTGACCTTCCTCGGCCTGGCCGGGCTCTTCTACGCCTCGGCCGTGGCCCTGGCCCAGGAGGACGTGAAACGGCTGGTCGCCTATTCGAGCATCGGCCACATGGGGCTCGTAGTGGTCGCCATCGTGTCCGGCAGCCGGCTGGCCCTCGGCGGGGCGGTCCTTTTGATGGTCAGCCACGCCCTGACCTCGGGCGGCCTTTTCGCCCTGGCCGGCATGATCGGGGAACGTCTCGGCAGCCGCCGCTTCGAGGTCTTGGGCGGGCTCTGGAACCGGGCCCCGGCCTTTGGCGCGGCCTTTCTCTGCTGCGTCCTGGCCGCGGCCGCCCTGCCCGGGCTCTCGGGGTTTGTCGGCGAGGCCATGATCGTGTTCGGCCTTTTCAAGGCCCATCTCGCGGCCGGCCTTTTCGCCGTGGCCGGCATGGCCGTGACGCTGGCCTACCTGCTCCGTCTGGCCCGGGACGTGCTGTTCGGTCCGGCCCAGTCGTCGGCCCTTTTTCCGGACCTCGACGCCCGCGAGACCACGCTCTTGGTTTCCCTGGTCCTGGCCATGCTCTGGCTCGGGCTTTTCCCGGGCCCCGTCCTGTCGCTCGTGTCCGGCCCCCTGGACCTGATCGCCGGCCACGTCTGGCCGGCCCTTTCGGGACCCGGCTTTTGA
- the nuoL gene encoding NADH-quinone oxidoreductase subunit L has translation MAALLATMLLFPLAGAVFQAGWGLAVGRRASGLLAALAVAGSFAAAALAVWNLGVAPEHVSFGSWFGFDGFSAAFSLLYDRVAGIMAVTVTFVALLIHLYSALYMREDKSYSRYFCYLNLFVFFMLVIALADDLVFLFLGWEGVGFCSFALIGFWHEELGNVDAGRKAFLMTRVGDLGYVAALALVIALFGHASITDLAAKAESLSPGMAAAIGFGFLFAACGKSAQLPLSAWLPDAMAGPTPVSALIHAATMVTAGVYLLMRLEPLLAYAPSVGATAAVLGAATALYGAACALGQRDVKRILAYSTISQVGYMFVAAGCGDVAGALFHLQTHAFFKSLLFMCAGIMIQACHEEHDIFRMGAALRRKMPGLFVLFACGAAALAALPPTSGWFSKGRILADTLAHPGSPFFLVFLLGAAAALLTAVYVFRLLFVAFFANPAEPAPLASDPALAKMERPLWPLAVLALAYGFVNPPEFMHMRPWLDAYLAGTATPVPMEVEQVEPMIGLLDAVIALAGLLVAWLVYRPARQVAGAPAGWLTAGLGLDMLYRRFLARPYFRLSAFLWRGVDEDVLDGAAMGTALGLSGLSDSLRRAGGGRIAASLVTLFAAAAAVLVWLAVRST, from the coding sequence ATGGCCGCACTGCTTGCCACCATGCTCCTTTTCCCCCTGGCCGGGGCGGTGTTCCAGGCCGGCTGGGGACTGGCCGTCGGCCGCCGGGCCTCGGGACTGTTGGCCGCCCTGGCCGTGGCCGGCTCGTTCGCGGCCGCCGCCCTGGCCGTCTGGAATCTCGGCGTCGCGCCCGAGCACGTCTCTTTCGGGTCCTGGTTCGGCTTCGACGGCTTCTCGGCCGCCTTCTCGCTCCTCTACGACCGGGTGGCCGGCATCATGGCCGTCACCGTCACCTTCGTGGCCCTGCTCATCCACCTCTATTCCGCCCTCTACATGCGCGAGGACAAGTCCTATTCGCGCTATTTCTGTTATTTGAACCTCTTCGTCTTTTTCATGCTGGTCATTGCCCTGGCCGACGATCTGGTCTTTCTCTTCCTGGGCTGGGAGGGCGTGGGCTTTTGCTCGTTTGCGCTCATCGGCTTCTGGCACGAAGAGCTGGGAAACGTCGACGCCGGGCGCAAGGCCTTTCTCATGACCCGGGTCGGCGATCTGGGCTACGTGGCCGCCCTGGCCCTGGTCATCGCCCTGTTCGGCCACGCCTCCATCACCGACCTCGCAGCCAAAGCCGAGAGTCTGTCCCCGGGCATGGCTGCGGCCATCGGCTTCGGCTTTCTCTTCGCCGCCTGTGGCAAGTCGGCCCAGCTGCCGCTCTCGGCCTGGCTGCCGGACGCCATGGCCGGCCCCACCCCGGTCTCGGCGCTCATTCACGCCGCCACCATGGTGACGGCCGGCGTCTACCTCCTCATGCGCCTGGAGCCGCTTCTGGCCTACGCCCCGTCCGTCGGCGCCACGGCCGCCGTCCTCGGCGCGGCAACGGCCCTTTACGGCGCGGCCTGCGCCCTGGGGCAGCGCGACGTCAAACGCATCCTGGCCTATTCGACCATAAGCCAGGTCGGCTACATGTTCGTGGCCGCCGGTTGCGGCGACGTGGCCGGGGCGCTTTTCCACCTGCAGACCCACGCCTTTTTCAAGTCGCTCCTTTTCATGTGCGCCGGCATCATGATCCAGGCCTGCCACGAGGAGCACGACATCTTCCGCATGGGCGCGGCCCTTCGCCGCAAGATGCCCGGCCTCTTCGTCCTTTTCGCCTGCGGCGCGGCCGCCCTGGCCGCCCTGCCCCCGACCTCGGGCTGGTTCAGCAAGGGCCGGATCCTGGCCGACACCCTGGCCCACCCCGGTTCGCCCTTTTTCCTGGTCTTCCTGCTCGGCGCGGCCGCCGCCTTGCTGACCGCCGTCTACGTCTTCCGCCTGCTCTTCGTGGCCTTTTTCGCCAATCCGGCCGAGCCGGCCCCCCTGGCCTCGGATCCGGCCCTGGCCAAGATGGAGCGGCCGCTGTGGCCCCTGGCCGTGCTGGCCCTGGCCTACGGCTTTGTGAACCCGCCGGAATTCATGCACATGCGTCCCTGGCTCGACGCCTACCTGGCCGGCACCGCCACCCCGGTGCCCATGGAAGTCGAACAGGTGGAGCCCATGATCGGGCTCCTCGACGCCGTCATCGCCCTGGCCGGCCTGCTCGTGGCCTGGCTCGTCTACCGGCCGGCCAGGCAGGTGGCCGGCGCCCCGGCCGGCTGGCTGACGGCCGGCCTTGGCCTCGACATGCTCTACCGCCGTTTCCTGGCCCGGCCCTATTTCCGGCTCTCGGCCTTTCTCTGGCGCGGCGTCGACGAAGACGTCCTCGACGGCGCGGCCATGGGAACGGCCCTTGGCCTCTCCGGCCTGTCCGACAGCCTGCGCCGGGCCGGCGGCGGCCGGATCGCCGCCTCCCTCGTCACCCTGTTTGCCGCGGCCGCCGCTGTGCTCGTCTGGCTCGCGGTCCGCTCGACCTGA
- the nuoK gene encoding NADH-quinone oxidoreductase subunit NuoK, with protein MNVPLSHVLAVAAALFVVGAVCAAARRQILMILVGVEFMLTAACIAFVGAALAWGNLDGQAAVIIIMGVAAAEVGLGLALLVHGRRSGGTADVESYNRLSGE; from the coding sequence ATGAACGTGCCCCTATCCCATGTCCTGGCCGTGGCCGCCGCCCTCTTTGTCGTCGGCGCGGTCTGCGCCGCGGCCCGGCGGCAGATCCTCATGATCCTGGTCGGGGTGGAATTCATGCTGACCGCCGCCTGCATCGCTTTCGTCGGCGCGGCCCTGGCCTGGGGCAACCTCGACGGCCAGGCTGCGGTCATCATCATCATGGGCGTGGCCGCGGCCGAGGTGGGCCTGGGCCTGGCGCTTCTCGTCCACGGCCGGCGCTCCGGCGGCACGGCGGACGTAGAAAGCTACAACCGGCTCTCGGGGGAATAA
- a CDS encoding NADH-quinone oxidoreductase subunit J: MTALGALFYLLAAVLLGAAVLTATRRNPMHAVCCAVITFLAAAGMFVVLGAPLPGVLEVVVYAGAIMVLFLFIIMLLGLSAGTGPVRAGRLVVPGVLAAASLVALFALIGADPAGRTMLPAAIASPAAVGTVLFDAYWLAVEVVSLLLFAALAAALLFGRAPKARTTGGHAA, encoded by the coding sequence ATGACAGCCCTTGGCGCCCTCTTTTATCTCCTTGCCGCCGTGCTCCTCGGCGCGGCCGTCCTGACCGCCACCCGGCGAAACCCCATGCACGCCGTGTGCTGCGCGGTCATCACCTTCCTGGCCGCGGCCGGGATGTTCGTGGTCCTTGGCGCGCCGCTGCCGGGCGTCCTCGAAGTGGTGGTCTACGCCGGCGCCATCATGGTGCTTTTTCTCTTCATCATCATGCTCCTTGGCCTGTCGGCCGGCACCGGCCCGGTCAGGGCCGGCCGGCTGGTGGTGCCGGGGGTCCTGGCCGCCGCCAGCCTGGTCGCCCTTTTCGCCCTGATCGGGGCCGATCCGGCCGGCCGGACCATGCTGCCCGCGGCCATCGCCTCCCCGGCGGCCGTCGGCACGGTCCTTTTCGACGCCTACTGGCTGGCCGTGGAGGTCGTCTCCCTGCTCCTTTTCGCCGCCCTGGCCGCGGCCCTTCTTTTCGGCCGGGCCCCCAAGGCCCGGACAACCGGAGGCCACGCCGCATGA
- the nuoI gene encoding NADH-quinone oxidoreductase subunit NuoI, translating to MEDERNKPGLVREVLDGVAGLAGSYAATLTHLFRKPVTEQYPEYKRPLPARTRGRIILTRSPDGRERCVACYLCSGVCPVNCISMQSEEGPDGRRQAAWFRINFARCIYCGLCEEACPTLAIQLTPEFAFSKDAIADFVYEKEDLLVSHGGKDPAYDFYAHAGVTAGGPKGEHIGEDEPVDVKSILP from the coding sequence ATGGAAGACGAACGCAACAAACCGGGCCTCGTGCGCGAGGTCCTGGACGGCGTGGCCGGACTGGCCGGCTCCTACGCCGCGACGCTTACCCACCTGTTCCGAAAGCCCGTCACCGAGCAGTACCCGGAATACAAGCGCCCCCTGCCCGCCCGGACGCGCGGCCGCATCATCCTCACCCGCTCGCCCGACGGCCGGGAGCGGTGCGTGGCCTGCTACCTCTGCTCCGGCGTCTGCCCGGTCAACTGCATCTCCATGCAGTCCGAGGAAGGGCCGGACGGCCGGAGGCAGGCCGCCTGGTTTCGCATCAATTTCGCCCGCTGCATCTACTGCGGCCTATGCGAGGAGGCCTGCCCGACCTTGGCCATCCAGCTGACGCCCGAATTCGCCTTTTCCAAGGACGCCATCGCGGACTTCGTCTACGAAAAGGAAGACCTGCTCGTCAGCCACGGCGGCAAGGACCCGGCCTACGATTTCTACGCCCACGCCGGGGTGACGGCCGGCGGCCCCAAGGGCGAACATATCGGCGAGGACGAGCCCGTGGACGTCAAAAGCATTCTTCCCTAG
- the nuoH gene encoding NADH-quinone oxidoreductase subunit NuoH → MDILLGVGVMLVKMAVVLAVVFGLAAYMILIERKLLGRFQVRYGPNRVGLFGLLQPIADGLKMLLKEDIIPDGVDRRIFLVAPAIVAGAALLAFAVVPFGDGLTLFGHPVPQVLVDTDVGLLVLVALSSLAVYGIALGGWTSDNKYSLLGGIRGAAQMVSYELALGLSLIPVVMLTRSLNLSAIVAAQAGLPFALIQPVAFVIFIISALAETNRIPFDLPEAENELQAGYHTEYSGMRFALFYVGEYVNMILLGSITAVFFLGGWHGPFLPPILWLAIKVLAVPVFLIWTRASLPRLRYDQLMGLGWKVLVPLALVNILVTGAILAAGA, encoded by the coding sequence ATGGACATCCTCCTGGGCGTCGGCGTCATGCTGGTCAAAATGGCGGTCGTCCTGGCCGTGGTCTTCGGCCTGGCCGCTTACATGATCCTGATCGAGCGAAAGCTCCTCGGCCGGTTCCAGGTCCGCTACGGCCCGAACCGGGTCGGACTCTTCGGCCTGCTCCAGCCCATCGCCGACGGCCTCAAGATGCTGCTCAAGGAAGACATCATCCCGGACGGCGTGGACCGCCGCATCTTCCTCGTCGCCCCGGCCATCGTGGCGGGCGCGGCGCTCCTCGCCTTCGCCGTGGTGCCCTTTGGCGACGGCCTGACCCTCTTCGGCCACCCCGTGCCCCAGGTCCTGGTCGACACCGACGTGGGGCTCCTGGTCCTGGTCGCCCTGTCGTCCCTGGCCGTCTACGGCATCGCCCTTGGCGGCTGGACGTCGGACAACAAGTACAGCCTCCTTGGCGGCATCCGGGGCGCGGCCCAGATGGTCAGCTACGAGCTGGCCCTTGGCCTGTCGCTCATCCCGGTGGTCATGCTGACCAGATCGCTCAACCTCTCGGCCATCGTGGCCGCCCAGGCCGGCCTGCCCTTCGCGCTTATCCAGCCCGTCGCCTTCGTCATTTTCATCATCAGCGCCCTGGCCGAAACCAACCGCATCCCCTTTGACCTGCCCGAGGCCGAAAACGAACTGCAGGCCGGCTACCACACCGAATACTCCGGCATGCGCTTCGCCCTTTTCTACGTCGGCGAATACGTCAACATGATCCTCTTGGGCTCCATCACGGCCGTCTTTTTTCTGGGCGGCTGGCACGGGCCGTTTCTGCCGCCCATCCTCTGGCTGGCCATAAAAGTCCTGGCCGTACCGGTCTTTCTCATCTGGACCCGGGCCTCCCTGCCGCGCCTGCGCTACGACCAGCTCATGGGTCTCGGCTGGAAGGTCCTCGTGCCCCTGGCCCTGGTCAACATCCTCGTCACCGGCGCGATCCTCGCGGCCGGGGCGTAA
- the nuoG gene encoding NADH-quinone oxidoreductase subunit NuoG, which translates to MPDLIIDGRPVTVAKGKSVLEAAEALGIMIPRFCWHPALSVAGACRMCAVMFVDGPVKGLEMSCMTPATDGMVVETFHPEAVAFRRHVAELLMISHPHDCPVCDEGGHCLLQDETISANHGLRRWPGRKRTYLDQDLGPFVQHEMNRCIHCYRCARFYQDYAGYLDFGPMQNANRVYFGRFENGPLESPFAGNLADICPTGALTDKPARYKSRRWECERSASVCPHCSLGCNTVALSRYRQVLRIEGRPNAAVNGYFLCDRGRFSSGFESNPARPRQAVIKGRPASLGDALCLAAGRLAETVARHEPAAVGVAGSVRSSMETQAALAALAKAAGWTGPAFFPTRDGQAAVGETLAVLTPDRARSMADLTQADAILCLGVSPLFDAPMLALALRQAVRQQNAAVVVADPRPVSLPLPFDHLPVAPRHLPAVLAVLAGPAAEAATQAQKRLPFAPELWPVLEKAAQTFAAASRPALVFGPALAGPVAALADGGRFGFFPVLSGPNAAGAALIAGPDAPTHDDLADGIEAGRIKALVVAEADCFAVSPRLAALLDRLETLVVCDHLPTPTVARAHVFLPTATIFEAGGILVNNEGRLQQADPVQAPGLPVLFDGQGGHPPRPYDRALPGTDPRPGQVLCAALAGELRLPWRQTPLAALAAGNAALAGVDFAALPEAGLRPDYGRLQAEAAPTGPTGPSGQPAPFPAGGGLAVILDDALFGTEAFGRYAPLAVSLAGKADTDGVVLLHADDAAALGLADGVAAFLEAGDRLAPVRVRTSRRMARGVVVVPRLPQFSILPATLGPCGLRRK; encoded by the coding sequence ATGCCCGATCTGATCATCGACGGCCGTCCGGTCACCGTGGCCAAGGGGAAATCGGTCCTGGAGGCGGCCGAGGCCCTTGGCATCATGATCCCGCGATTCTGCTGGCATCCGGCCCTTTCCGTGGCCGGGGCCTGTCGGATGTGCGCGGTGATGTTCGTGGACGGCCCGGTCAAGGGACTGGAGATGAGCTGCATGACTCCGGCCACGGACGGCATGGTGGTGGAGACCTTCCATCCCGAGGCCGTGGCCTTTCGCCGCCACGTGGCCGAACTCCTGATGATCAGCCATCCCCACGACTGCCCGGTCTGCGACGAGGGCGGGCACTGCCTGCTCCAGGACGAGACCATTTCCGCCAACCACGGCCTTCGCCGCTGGCCCGGCCGCAAGCGGACCTACCTGGACCAGGACCTGGGGCCTTTCGTGCAGCACGAGATGAACCGCTGCATCCACTGCTACCGCTGCGCCCGGTTCTACCAGGACTACGCCGGGTACCTCGATTTCGGACCCATGCAAAACGCCAACCGGGTCTATTTCGGCCGCTTCGAAAACGGCCCCCTGGAGAGCCCCTTTGCCGGCAACCTGGCCGACATCTGCCCGACCGGGGCCCTGACCGACAAGCCCGCGCGCTACAAGTCCCGGCGCTGGGAATGCGAGCGGTCGGCGTCGGTCTGCCCGCACTGCTCCCTTGGCTGCAACACCGTGGCCCTGTCCCGCTACCGGCAAGTCCTGCGCATCGAGGGCCGGCCCAACGCGGCGGTCAACGGCTATTTCCTGTGCGACCGGGGCCGGTTTTCGAGCGGCTTCGAGTCCAACCCGGCCCGGCCCCGGCAGGCGGTCATCAAGGGCCGGCCAGCCAGCCTCGGCGACGCCCTGTGCCTGGCCGCCGGCCGGCTGGCCGAGACCGTGGCCCGCCACGAACCCGCCGCCGTGGGGGTGGCCGGCTCGGTCCGCTCCTCCATGGAAACGCAAGCCGCCTTGGCCGCCCTGGCCAAAGCCGCCGGCTGGACCGGACCGGCCTTTTTCCCGACCCGGGACGGTCAGGCGGCCGTCGGCGAGACGCTGGCCGTCCTGACCCCGGACCGGGCCCGGTCCATGGCCGATCTCACCCAGGCCGACGCCATCCTGTGCCTTGGCGTATCCCCGCTGTTCGACGCCCCCATGCTGGCGCTCGCCCTGCGGCAGGCCGTCCGCCAACAGAACGCCGCCGTGGTCGTGGCCGACCCGAGGCCCGTGTCCCTGCCGCTCCCCTTCGACCACCTGCCCGTGGCCCCGAGACACCTGCCGGCCGTGCTGGCCGTCCTGGCCGGCCCGGCGGCCGAGGCCGCCACCCAGGCCCAAAAGCGCCTGCCCTTTGCCCCGGAACTGTGGCCGGTGCTGGAAAAGGCGGCCCAGACTTTTGCCGCGGCCAGCCGCCCGGCCCTGGTCTTCGGCCCGGCCCTGGCCGGGCCGGTGGCCGCCCTGGCCGACGGCGGCCGGTTCGGATTCTTTCCGGTCCTCTCCGGCCCCAACGCCGCCGGCGCGGCCCTGATCGCCGGCCCGGATGCCCCGACCCACGACGACCTGGCCGACGGCATCGAGGCCGGCCGGATAAAGGCCCTTGTCGTGGCCGAGGCCGATTGCTTCGCCGTCTCTCCCCGGCTGGCCGCCCTCCTCGACCGGCTCGAAACCCTCGTCGTCTGCGACCACCTGCCGACCCCGACCGTGGCCCGGGCCCACGTCTTTCTGCCAACCGCCACGATCTTCGAGGCCGGCGGCATTTTGGTCAACAACGAAGGCCGGCTGCAGCAAGCCGACCCGGTCCAGGCCCCGGGCCTGCCCGTCCTTTTCGACGGCCAGGGCGGCCATCCGCCGCGCCCCTACGACCGCGCCCTTCCCGGCACGGACCCGCGCCCGGGACAGGTCCTGTGCGCCGCTCTGGCCGGCGAACTGCGGCTCCCCTGGCGGCAAACGCCGCTGGCCGCCCTGGCCGCCGGCAATGCGGCCCTTGCGGGCGTCGATTTCGCGGCCCTGCCCGAGGCAGGCCTGCGGCCGGACTACGGCCGTCTCCAGGCCGAAGCCGCGCCGACCGGTCCGACCGGCCCCTCCGGGCAGCCGGCCCCCTTCCCGGCCGGCGGGGGACTGGCCGTGATCCTCGATGACGCCCTCTTCGGCACCGAGGCGTTCGGCCGCTATGCCCCCCTGGCCGTGTCCCTGGCCGGGAAAGCCGACACGGATGGGGTCGTGCTCCTGCACGCCGACGACGCCGCCGCCCTGGGCCTTGCCGACGGGGTGGCCGCATTTCTCGAGGCCGGCGACCGGCTGGCCCCGGTCCGGGTCCGCACCAGCCGGCGGATGGCCCGGGGCGTGGTGGTCGTGCCCCGATTGCCGCAATTTTCGATCCTGCCCGCGACCCTCGGCCCGTGCGGCCTGAGGAGGAAATAG